In Hevea brasiliensis isolate MT/VB/25A 57/8 chromosome 13, ASM3005281v1, whole genome shotgun sequence, a single genomic region encodes these proteins:
- the LOC110660035 gene encoding heptahelical transmembrane protein 1-like, with protein sequence MDVAVFLKRKPKKMDFHQTHCSHVVPPQSACKNKKKKVGNLDDDGTLNKEIKRCGLKSFWELPEYMKDNEFILSYYRVSWPLKEALFSIFRWHNETLNVWTHLIGFLLFLGLTIANVMQVPQVADLLGLFTRSILTIAETNVSLNSKEFFLGTTELLDLKQITSPKIDITPPGTAVSRWPFYVFLGGSMFCLLSSSICHLFSCHSHHLNIFLLRIDYVGITAMIITSFFPPIYYIFQCVSHWQYIYLGGITAMGMFTIVTLLSPMLSTSKFRAFRALLFCSMGLFGIIPAVHGTIVNWTNPKRNTILVYESFMAIFYLTGTGFYVSRIPERLKPGWFDLAGHSHQIFHVFVVLGALAHYGATLAFLDYRDRVGC encoded by the exons ATGGATGTTGCTGTCTTCTTGAAGAGAAAGCCCAAGAAAATGGATTTTCATCAAACACATTGTTCTCACGTCGTTCCTCCTCAAAGCGCTTGCAAGAATAAAAAGAAGAAAGTGGGTAATCTTGATGACGATGGCACTCTGAACAAAGAGATTAAACGGTGTGGCTTAAAGTCGTTTTGGGAGCTTCCGGAGTACATGAAGGATAATGAGTTTATATTGAGTTATTACCGAGTCAGTTGGCCTCTTAAGGAAGCTCTTTTTAGCATTTTTCGTTGGCATAATGAAACGCTTAATGTCTGGAC ACATCTGATTGGCTTTTTACTGTTTTTGGGGTTGACCATTGCGAATGTAATGCAAGTTCCTCAGGTAGCGGATCTTCTCGGCTTGTTTACCAG GTCAATTCTTACTATTGCAGAGACAAATGTTTCccttaattcaaaggaattcttTTTG GGAACTACAGAACTCTTAGATTTGAAGCAGATAACATCTCCAAAAATTGATATAACACCGCCAGGAACGGCGGTCAGCCGGTGGCCATTCTATGTATTCTTGGGTGGTTCTATGTTCTGCCTCCTCTCAAGCAGCATCTGCCATCTCTTTTCTTGCCATTCACACCATTTAAACATTTTCTTGCTACGTATAGATTATGTGGGTATCACTGCAATGATCATCACCTCATTTTTCCCTCCAATCTATTACATTTTCCAATGTGTCTCACATTGGCAATACATATACCTTGGTGGAATCACAGCAATGGGGATGTTCACCATCGTAACGCTGCTTTCTCCGATGCTTTCGACCAGTAAATTTCGAGCTTTTCGAGCTCTTCTCTTCTGTTCAATGGGGCTCTTTGGCATCATCCCTGCAGTACATGGTACAATTGTGAATTGGACTAATCCCAAACGCAATACCATACTAGTTTATGAATCTTTCATGGCTATATTTTACTTGACTGGTACTGGGTTTTACGTTAGCCGGATTCCGGAGAGATTGAAGCCTGGATGGTTTGATCTAGCAGGACATAGCCATCAGATTTTCCATGTTTTTGTGGTATTGGGAGCATTGGCTCATTATGGTGCCACACTTGCATTCTTGGACTATCGTGACCGCGTGGGTTGCTAA